In Candidatus Methylopumilus universalis, one DNA window encodes the following:
- a CDS encoding radical SAM/SPASM domain-containing protein, which produces MEKINLYKQKILTGSSIVSKNTTTFDRENFMVENMSENLAFKTFMTKNSANFNEALNLFKNNFITYRKNWKRQPADQINRIHNPEKVQNIPLCVDIETAAICDLACPFCYRESLATPDKIISDELCFNVIDQAADLGVPSLKFNWRGEPLLNPRLHEYIRYSKENGIIDTIINTNATHLDERKSHSLINSGLDHLIYSFDGGSKETYEKMRPGRFKFNSFDDVYENIKNFKKIRSGLGAKFPTTKIQMILTDQTSSEIDSFFKLFSNYVDDVTVTQYTERGGEVSHLSEFDLQNYQNLCKKHNLVNNPAYLKDPSGILFVANKRKPCEQPFQRLMVTYDGRVSMCCYDWGSMHPVGFISDKPFGDPHKDKYIVIKSINESKKGFDLMSGVKLPPVFNKPLEKISSLKDIWNGMEINKVRQSHIEGNIDKIEVCKGCSFKDTYEWIN; this is translated from the coding sequence ATGGAAAAAATTAATTTATATAAGCAAAAAATTTTAACAGGCTCGTCAATTGTTTCAAAAAATACCACTACATTTGATCGTGAAAATTTTATGGTTGAAAATATGTCTGAAAATCTTGCCTTCAAGACTTTTATGACGAAAAATTCTGCTAATTTTAATGAGGCATTAAATTTATTTAAAAATAACTTTATTACTTATCGTAAAAATTGGAAGAGACAGCCCGCAGATCAAATTAACAGAATTCATAACCCAGAAAAAGTTCAGAATATTCCATTGTGTGTTGATATTGAAACTGCTGCAATTTGTGATTTAGCTTGCCCTTTTTGTTATCGAGAGTCACTAGCTACGCCAGATAAAATTATTTCGGATGAGCTATGTTTTAATGTTATTGATCAGGCTGCAGATTTGGGAGTTCCATCTCTAAAATTTAATTGGAGGGGCGAACCCCTACTAAATCCAAGATTGCATGAGTACATAAGGTATTCAAAAGAAAATGGAATTATTGATACTATTATTAATACCAATGCCACTCATTTGGATGAAAGAAAATCTCATAGTTTAATTAATTCTGGCCTCGACCATCTTATTTATTCATTTGATGGCGGATCGAAGGAAACTTATGAAAAAATGAGGCCTGGCAGATTTAAGTTTAATAGTTTTGATGATGTTTATGAAAATATTAAAAATTTTAAAAAGATTAGAAGTGGATTGGGGGCTAAGTTTCCTACGACAAAAATTCAAATGATTCTCACAGATCAAACCTCAAGTGAAATTGATAGTTTTTTTAAATTATTTTCTAATTATGTTGATGACGTAACTGTTACTCAATACACAGAAAGAGGCGGCGAAGTGAGTCATTTGTCTGAATTTGATTTACAAAATTATCAAAATCTTTGCAAAAAGCATAATCTTGTTAATAATCCTGCCTATTTGAAAGATCCAAGTGGTATTTTATTTGTGGCTAATAAGCGCAAGCCATGTGAGCAACCATTTCAGAGGCTTATGGTGACATACGATGGCAGAGTTTCTATGTGCTGCTATGACTGGGGTTCGATGCACCCTGTTGGCTTCATTTCAGACAAGCCTTTTGGGGACCCCCATAAAGATAAATATATAGTTATTAAAAGCATAAATGAATCCAAAAAGGGCTTTGACTTAATGTCAGGAGTTAAGCTACCTCCTGTTTTTAACAAGCCATTGGAAAAAATTAGCTCCTTAAAAGACATCTGGAATGGCATGGAAATTAATAAAGTAAGACAATCTCATATCGAAGGAAATATCGATAAAATAGAGGTTTGCAAGGGTTGCTCATTTAAGGATACTTATGAATGGATAAATTAA
- a CDS encoding N-acetylneuraminate synthase family protein: MTYLNFLESYTDNYVFVIAEIGVNHEGSIKKAKKMIDLAKSGGADAVKFQTYTANKLASKNSPSYWDLSKEPTKSQYELFKKYDNFTHEDYRELFEYCKYKEIEFSSTPFDIDGVDFLDTLVSFFKVSSSDITNLPLLKAIGQKSKPVILSTGASNLNEVLSAKTILEENGAPNVALLHCILNYPTDFENASLRGINLLKENFIDCLIGYSDHTIPEMDAFTLISSVSIGARIIEKHFTYDKTLPGNDHYHAMDVTDLIILRKNIDKFFSIYNPNFSMEFRASELLSIKNARRSLVTNCKISKGMTITESMLISKRPGTGICPMKLESVIGKKVKIDLSEDHIIQWQDLE, from the coding sequence ATGACTTACCTTAATTTTCTAGAATCCTATACTGACAATTATGTTTTTGTAATTGCTGAAATTGGTGTCAACCACGAAGGCTCTATCAAAAAAGCGAAGAAAATGATTGACCTAGCAAAAAGTGGCGGGGCTGATGCAGTCAAATTTCAAACGTATACTGCTAACAAATTAGCTTCGAAAAATAGTCCGTCATACTGGGATTTGTCAAAGGAACCAACAAAGTCTCAATACGAACTATTTAAAAAATACGATAATTTCACCCATGAGGATTATAGAGAGCTCTTTGAGTACTGCAAATATAAGGAGATTGAGTTTTCTTCTACCCCTTTTGATATTGATGGAGTTGACTTCTTAGACACTTTAGTAAGTTTTTTTAAGGTTTCCTCTTCTGATATTACAAACCTGCCACTACTTAAGGCTATAGGTCAAAAATCGAAACCTGTTATTTTATCTACAGGGGCTAGTAATTTAAATGAAGTTTTAAGTGCTAAGACTATTCTAGAAGAAAATGGTGCGCCAAATGTTGCACTTTTACATTGCATTTTAAATTACCCAACTGACTTCGAAAATGCTTCCCTTAGAGGCATAAATTTACTCAAGGAAAATTTTATAGATTGCTTGATTGGTTATTCAGATCATACAATTCCAGAAATGGACGCATTTACTCTAATTAGTTCAGTTTCCATTGGTGCAAGAATAATAGAAAAGCATTTCACTTATGATAAAACTCTTCCTGGCAATGATCATTATCATGCTATGGATGTTACTGACCTCATTATTTTAAGAAAAAACATTGATAAATTCTTTAGTATTTATAACCCAAATTTTTCTATGGAATTTAGAGCTTCTGAGTTACTTTCCATTAAAAATGCAAGAAGAAGCCTGGTTACAAACTGCAAAATTTCCAAGGGAATGACTATAACTGAATCTATGCTAATTTCTAAAAGGCCAGGAACTGGAATTTGCCCGATGAAGCTTGAATCTGTAATTGGGAAAAAAGTAAAAATTGATTTAAGTGAAGATCATATTATTCAATGGCAAGATCTGGAGTAG
- a CDS encoding ABC transporter ATP-binding protein: protein MKNYFLILSKFDSILKGYIYKSIYKVLFLTVLYGLFELLGITILIPTVKAIFSNEQFIFFGYEIEFQVIYILSFLFFLVKFIFNDQYIKYYYNFIFYINKELHSNFFSRIEKSDYINIINSNKNSLKSIISNEIDSVTHLFFMPFLQLISDFILIAILFIPLIYMGFYPVLIASSTLLLFYLSYKHLYSAKFIELGNLRRLSVRKKNSLFSDFLAFLKNVKINKIKLFNVGLNNSVEESARLSIKLHRSQSNIKAGIEFVVVSIILIFSYYLISHKENFNDLSYVFIFYTLIALRISPVYSRSISHINNLKFSVGTCEGLISNFQRFNFSRVNSKVSMIKKSWNTIEYKDIFFRFPNKKSEIGPFNLKIQKGKTYCILGPSGSGKTTLVNIIAGLLKPESGSIIVDKKPYNLNFNFFPNEVFYLSQDTLILSDTLRANITLDKNFPRKGDKFLLGLLKSVNLTSVSLDDHLNIGKKDLSGGEKQKINIARALYLEPKILILDEPTSSLDKESEFSAIKLILKSSKIATVILVTHNNFLAKYFDYIIKIKKN from the coding sequence ATGAAAAATTATTTTTTAATTTTATCAAAGTTCGACTCTATACTTAAAGGGTATATATACAAAAGCATATACAAAGTTTTATTTCTTACAGTTCTTTACGGTTTATTTGAATTACTTGGGATTACAATCCTCATACCAACTGTGAAAGCGATTTTCTCTAACGAGCAATTTATTTTTTTTGGTTATGAAATTGAGTTTCAAGTAATTTATATTCTTTCTTTCTTATTTTTTCTAGTTAAATTCATATTTAATGATCAATATATAAAATATTATTATAATTTTATTTTTTATATAAACAAAGAATTACACTCTAATTTTTTCAGCAGAATCGAAAAATCAGATTACATAAATATAATTAACTCTAACAAAAATTCGTTAAAGTCAATTATTAGCAATGAAATAGATAGCGTTACTCATCTTTTTTTTATGCCATTCCTTCAACTTATTTCAGATTTTATTCTTATAGCAATTTTATTCATACCTCTTATTTACATGGGTTTTTATCCAGTACTGATAGCCAGCAGCACACTTTTATTATTTTACCTTTCGTATAAGCATTTATACTCAGCCAAATTTATTGAGTTAGGAAATTTAAGAAGGTTGAGTGTTCGAAAAAAAAATAGTTTATTTAGTGACTTCCTGGCTTTTCTTAAAAACGTAAAGATTAATAAAATAAAGTTATTTAATGTTGGTTTAAATAACTCAGTTGAGGAATCTGCTAGGTTATCAATTAAGCTGCACAGAAGCCAATCCAATATCAAGGCTGGCATCGAATTTGTTGTTGTTTCAATTATATTAATATTTTCTTATTACCTTATTTCTCATAAAGAAAATTTTAATGATCTGTCGTATGTATTTATTTTTTACACTTTGATTGCCCTAAGAATTTCGCCTGTATATTCGAGGTCGATTTCACATATTAATAACTTGAAGTTTTCAGTGGGCACATGTGAAGGTTTGATTAGTAATTTTCAAAGATTTAATTTTTCGAGAGTAAATTCGAAGGTTTCTATGATAAAAAAATCCTGGAATACGATCGAATATAAGGATATTTTTTTCCGATTCCCGAATAAAAAAAGTGAAATCGGGCCTTTTAATTTGAAAATTCAAAAAGGTAAGACATACTGTATTTTAGGCCCAAGTGGATCTGGAAAAACTACATTAGTGAATATAATTGCTGGCTTACTTAAGCCAGAGTCTGGCAGTATTATCGTAGACAAAAAACCCTATAATTTGAATTTTAATTTTTTTCCAAATGAGGTTTTTTATTTGAGCCAGGATACATTAATCTTATCTGATACATTGAGAGCGAATATTACGCTTGATAAAAATTTTCCACGTAAAGGGGATAAATTTTTGCTGGGTTTGTTGAAATCTGTTAACCTAACATCAGTATCTCTCGATGATCATCTTAATATTGGAAAAAAGGATTTGTCCGGAGGAGAAAAACAAAAAATTAACATTGCTAGAGCCTTATATCTTGAGCCAAAAATATTAATTTTAGATGAGCCGACTAGTTCTCTGGACAAAGAAAGTGAGTTTAGTGCTATTAAATTAATTTTAAAATCGAGCAAGATTGCTACTGTAATTCTTGTTACTCATAATAACTTCCTTGCTAAATATTTTGACTATATTATTAAAATTAAAAAAAACTAG
- the gmd gene encoding GDP-mannose 4,6-dehydratase, translating to MKKKVALITGISGQDGSYLAEFLLKKNYLVHGIKRRSSSFNTKRIDHLIEGPASENFILHYGDLTDSLSCVDIIRKVCPDEIYNLGAQSHVAVSFEVPEYTANVNALGPLRIFEAVRMLSMENSVKIYQASSSELFGLVQESPQKETTPFYPRSPYAVSKLFAYWIGVNYRESYQMFIANGILFNHESSRRGETFVTRKITRGLANIAFGIEKCIYLGNLDAKRDWGHAKDYVRMQWLMLQQEKPVDYVISTGKQYSVRDFIVASAKKIGLELEFVNKGIKEEGKVVGVDKKIAPFISKGDVIVKVSAKYFRPSEVDTLCGDSSKAAKDLNWVPEFDLELLIDEMISNDYIEAKQRLVLKDAGY from the coding sequence ATGAAGAAAAAAGTTGCACTCATAACTGGAATTTCTGGGCAGGATGGTTCTTATTTGGCTGAATTTCTTCTAAAAAAAAATTATTTAGTCCACGGTATCAAAAGAAGATCAAGCTCTTTCAATACAAAAAGAATTGACCATCTCATTGAGGGACCTGCAAGTGAAAATTTTATTCTGCACTACGGAGACCTTACTGACAGCTTATCTTGCGTGGACATTATAAGGAAAGTTTGTCCTGACGAAATTTATAACCTGGGTGCGCAAAGCCATGTAGCAGTTTCTTTTGAGGTTCCAGAATATACTGCTAATGTAAATGCTTTAGGTCCGCTAAGGATATTCGAAGCTGTAAGAATGCTGAGTATGGAGAATTCGGTTAAGATTTATCAGGCATCCTCGTCTGAACTTTTTGGCCTTGTTCAAGAATCTCCTCAAAAAGAAACCACGCCGTTTTATCCGAGATCGCCTTACGCAGTATCTAAACTTTTTGCATATTGGATCGGAGTTAACTATAGAGAGTCATACCAGATGTTTATTGCCAATGGAATTTTATTTAACCATGAGAGCTCAAGAAGAGGGGAGACTTTTGTTACTCGCAAAATTACTAGAGGGTTAGCGAATATTGCATTTGGAATTGAAAAATGCATCTATCTTGGTAATTTAGATGCAAAAAGAGACTGGGGTCATGCAAAAGATTATGTCCGGATGCAATGGCTTATGCTTCAACAAGAAAAACCTGTTGATTATGTAATATCAACTGGTAAACAATATAGTGTAAGAGATTTTATTGTTGCGAGCGCAAAAAAAATTGGATTGGAGTTGGAGTTTGTAAATAAAGGGATTAAAGAGGAAGGTAAAGTTGTAGGGGTAGATAAAAAAATAGCCCCCTTCATAAGTAAAGGAGACGTAATTGTAAAAGTGAGCGCTAAATATTTTAGACCATCGGAAGTTGATACTTTATGTGGGGATTCGTCTAAAGCAGCAAAAGATTTGAATTGGGTACCTGAATTTGATCTTGAACTACTCATTGATGAAATGATATCTAATGATTATATAGAAGCAAAGCAACGCTTGGTCTTAAAAGATGCTGGCTATTAA
- a CDS encoding GDP-L-fucose synthase family protein: MMTDKNDNKKNKAIYISGHEGMVGSSIHRVLIRRGYKNIITVRRSDLDLEDQQQVKNFLGLHKPEEVYLCAALVGGIYANNTFPADFIYKNLMIQSNVIHFSMLHSVKKLLFFGSSCIYPANLDRPIREEDLLKGKLEETNEPYAIAKIAGIKMCESYNRQFGTDFRSVMPTNLYGPGDNYHPENSHVIPGLIKRFHESKIKSTKEVSIWGSGSALREFLYVDDLAEASLKLMDIEKKEFNTFISPNQSHINVGYGEDIDIVSLANIIKKIVGYEGKIVFNSKMPNGTERKLLDSRLIKSLGWNPRVNLEDGLIMTYKSYLKESGFI; this comes from the coding sequence ATGATGACTGACAAAAACGATAATAAAAAAAATAAAGCAATTTATATTTCTGGACATGAAGGAATGGTTGGTTCATCAATTCATAGAGTATTAATAAGGAGAGGCTATAAAAATATTATTACTGTAAGGCGCTCTGATTTAGACTTGGAGGATCAGCAGCAAGTGAAAAATTTTTTAGGTTTGCACAAACCAGAAGAGGTGTATTTGTGTGCTGCTCTTGTAGGTGGTATATACGCTAACAACACTTTTCCTGCTGATTTTATTTATAAAAATTTAATGATTCAATCGAATGTAATTCATTTCTCAATGCTGCATTCTGTCAAAAAACTTTTATTTTTTGGTTCTAGTTGTATTTATCCTGCAAATCTTGACCGACCTATAAGAGAGGAAGATTTACTTAAAGGAAAGCTAGAAGAAACTAATGAGCCTTATGCCATTGCTAAAATAGCGGGTATTAAAATGTGCGAAAGCTATAATCGTCAATTTGGTACTGATTTTAGATCTGTTATGCCGACTAATCTTTATGGTCCTGGCGATAATTATCATCCTGAGAATTCACATGTTATTCCAGGTCTTATTAAAAGATTTCATGAGAGCAAAATTAAAAGTACGAAAGAAGTATCAATTTGGGGTTCGGGAAGTGCACTTAGAGAGTTTTTATATGTAGATGATTTAGCTGAGGCATCACTTAAATTAATGGATATAGAAAAAAAAGAATTCAACACGTTTATTTCTCCAAATCAATCACATATAAATGTCGGTTATGGTGAAGACATCGATATCGTTAGTTTAGCAAATATCATAAAAAAAATAGTTGGTTATGAAGGAAAAATTGTTTTTAATAGTAAGATGCCGAATGGTACAGAGAGGAAGCTCTTGGACTCTAGATTAATAAAATCTTTAGGCTGGAATCCTAGGGTTAATCTGGAAGATGGATTAATTATGACCTACAAATCTTATCTAAAAGAAAGTGGTTTTATATGA
- a CDS encoding glycosyltransferase family 4 protein, producing MKYNHRPIELAVFFDQPLHSGGGFQQSINILFALRKIPNKVAKVKVITNSKLNAEILSDYGIDAQVLKITFFDKFIINIRNSFLNKRISKTIKYLFGYNKFEDFFIKRKVDLIYFISPCRYSEYLDEINFILTVWDLCHIDHPEFPEVREHKEFEIRENYYKKSLKKSIAVIVESEIGKQKVIEQYGVKPERCAIIDLFPSKAILSENALVKIEKMIDVRKKFNVKYPYIFYPAQFWPHKNHSYLLEGIKVLEKYYNKKISVIFSGSDRGNMNFIKEKVAKLDLTSRVHFIGFVANSEIASIYQQAIALVMPTYFGPTNIPPLEAFYLGTPVLYSNLPEFKTQANKAALFMDLEDPKSMAKHLNLLLRDKNKRKELISLGKLEVKKYRISNNVESLILIIKKFSRKKAAWSF from the coding sequence GTGAAATATAATCATCGCCCCATAGAGTTAGCTGTTTTCTTCGATCAGCCATTGCATTCGGGTGGAGGATTTCAGCAATCTATAAATATATTATTCGCTTTAAGAAAAATACCAAATAAAGTTGCTAAAGTAAAAGTAATTACAAATTCTAAATTAAATGCCGAAATTCTTTCGGATTACGGAATAGATGCTCAAGTATTAAAAATAACTTTTTTTGATAAATTTATTATTAATATAAGAAATTCCTTTCTCAATAAAAGAATTTCGAAAACCATCAAATATTTATTTGGTTACAATAAATTTGAAGATTTTTTTATTAAGAGAAAAGTTGATTTAATTTATTTTATTTCGCCATGCAGATATTCAGAATATTTAGATGAGATTAATTTTATCTTAACCGTTTGGGATTTATGTCACATTGATCATCCAGAGTTTCCAGAGGTTCGGGAACATAAGGAATTTGAAATTAGAGAGAACTATTATAAAAAAAGTTTAAAAAAATCTATTGCTGTGATTGTTGAATCTGAAATTGGGAAGCAAAAAGTAATCGAACAATATGGTGTTAAACCCGAGCGATGTGCAATTATTGATCTTTTTCCTTCAAAAGCAATTTTGAGTGAGAATGCTTTAGTGAAAATAGAAAAAATGATTGATGTAAGAAAAAAATTTAATGTAAAGTATCCATATATTTTCTATCCTGCTCAGTTTTGGCCCCATAAAAATCATAGCTATCTCTTAGAAGGTATTAAAGTTCTTGAAAAATATTACAATAAGAAAATTAGTGTTATTTTTTCTGGTTCCGATCGCGGTAATATGAATTTTATAAAAGAAAAGGTTGCAAAGTTAGATTTGACTTCTAGGGTTCATTTTATTGGATTTGTAGCTAACTCAGAAATAGCATCGATCTATCAACAAGCCATTGCGTTAGTAATGCCTACATATTTCGGGCCGACAAATATACCTCCATTAGAAGCATTTTACTTAGGTACTCCAGTTTTATATTCAAATCTTCCTGAGTTCAAAACCCAGGCTAACAAAGCGGCTCTGTTCATGGACCTCGAGGATCCAAAATCTATGGCCAAGCATTTAAATTTACTCCTTCGAGATAAAAACAAGCGTAAAGAACTTATATCTCTCGGAAAATTAGAGGTTAAGAAATATAGAATAAGTAATAATGTAGAGTCTCTTATCTTAATCATCAAGAAATTTTCTAGAAAGAAGGCTGCATGGTCCTTTTAA
- a CDS encoding class I SAM-dependent DNA methyltransferase, with product MSFLFKKYADYYDLIYSHKDYKKEVNYLNAILMKLKVKTKANILELGCGTGKHAVELSKLNYSVHGIDISKDMVRLAKKQKTLKLNFEIGDVRKFRSLMLFDAVISLFHVISYQLNYYDLLDTFKTANINLKKNSFFIFDCWYGPAVLSHPPKIKYKHIKQKDFKLTRVAYPNLLQRESVVDVEYKIRITDKISKKNIDFNEVHRVRYYFKSEIEYFLEQAGFKLMENFEWMTSKQLSEKTWGSCYVAKKIREI from the coding sequence TTGAGCTTCTTGTTTAAGAAATATGCAGACTATTATGATTTGATATATAGCCACAAAGATTACAAAAAAGAAGTAAATTATCTCAATGCGATTTTAATGAAGCTAAAAGTGAAAACAAAAGCAAATATTCTCGAATTGGGTTGTGGAACTGGAAAGCATGCTGTTGAATTATCAAAATTAAATTATTCAGTTCATGGAATAGATATAAGCAAAGATATGGTGCGTTTGGCCAAAAAACAAAAAACCCTTAAGCTCAATTTCGAGATTGGTGACGTCAGAAAATTTCGAAGTCTTATGTTATTTGATGCTGTAATTTCTCTTTTTCATGTCATAAGCTACCAGTTAAATTACTACGATCTTTTAGATACGTTCAAAACCGCAAACATCAACCTAAAGAAGAATAGTTTCTTTATATTTGACTGTTGGTATGGTCCTGCCGTTCTTAGCCACCCGCCAAAAATAAAATATAAACATATAAAACAAAAAGATTTTAAATTAACTAGAGTTGCTTATCCAAACTTACTCCAAAGAGAGAGTGTCGTTGATGTGGAGTATAAAATAAGAATTACCGATAAAATTTCTAAAAAAAATATCGATTTTAATGAGGTGCATCGTGTCCGCTATTACTTTAAGAGTGAAATTGAGTATTTTCTAGAACAAGCCGGATTTAAACTCATGGAAAATTTTGAGTGGATGACCTCAAAACAACTTTCCGAGAAGACTTGGGGTTCTTGTTATGTTGCGAAAAAAATTCGTGAAATATAA
- a CDS encoding DegT/DnrJ/EryC1/StrS family aminotransferase produces MFIPVNRPLLNGNEKKYLNECIDSGWISSEGPFVERFELMFAKKIEKKYAISVSNGTAALDLAIEALGISAGDEVIMPSFTIISCINQIIRCSAVPILLDCDPFTFNMNVEEIEKKITKKTKAIMVVHIYGMPVDMDPVLRLAKKFNLFIIEDASEVLGQDYKGKPCGSFGDISTFSFYSNKHITTGEGGMVAVNNKALADTCKGLRNLCFNPKKRFVHNRLGWNMRMTNIQAAVGVAQLERIEEFIKRKRDIGKRYNKLLNGLPNIQLPVKKNEIAENIYWVFSLVIERANPMTAETAIKKFFAKNIGCRPFFYPMHMQPVLKKKGFFRNETFPNSESLYKHGFYIPSGLGITDNEIEIVADAAWEIFN; encoded by the coding sequence ATTTTTATCCCTGTAAATAGACCTTTATTAAATGGCAATGAGAAAAAGTACCTTAATGAATGTATTGATTCGGGATGGATCTCTTCTGAAGGCCCCTTTGTTGAGCGTTTCGAGTTAATGTTTGCCAAGAAAATAGAAAAAAAATATGCCATTTCAGTTTCTAATGGCACAGCCGCTCTGGATTTAGCAATTGAAGCATTGGGAATAAGTGCTGGGGATGAGGTAATAATGCCATCGTTTACAATAATTTCATGCATAAATCAAATTATTAGATGCTCTGCTGTTCCTATTTTGCTCGACTGCGATCCATTTACCTTCAATATGAATGTTGAGGAGATTGAGAAAAAGATTACAAAAAAGACTAAAGCTATAATGGTAGTTCACATATATGGAATGCCAGTAGATATGGATCCAGTCTTAAGATTAGCTAAAAAATTCAATCTTTTTATTATTGAAGACGCTTCCGAGGTTCTTGGACAAGATTATAAAGGTAAGCCATGTGGAAGCTTCGGAGACATTAGTACTTTTAGTTTTTACTCAAATAAGCACATTACCACTGGAGAGGGTGGAATGGTTGCTGTCAATAATAAGGCCCTTGCTGACACATGTAAAGGCTTAAGAAATTTATGTTTTAACCCAAAAAAAAGATTTGTTCATAATCGCTTGGGTTGGAATATGAGAATGACAAATATCCAAGCAGCTGTTGGTGTGGCCCAGCTAGAGAGAATTGAGGAATTTATTAAGCGTAAAAGAGACATAGGGAAAAGATATAATAAGCTGCTTAATGGCTTACCCAATATACAGCTCCCAGTAAAAAAAAATGAAATTGCTGAAAATATTTATTGGGTATTTAGCTTAGTAATTGAAAGAGCAAATCCAATGACTGCTGAAACAGCAATTAAAAAGTTTTTTGCCAAAAACATTGGATGTAGACCTTTTTTCTATCCCATGCATATGCAGCCAGTTTTGAAGAAAAAAGGATTCTTTAGAAATGAAACATTCCCTAATTCAGAAAGTCTTTACAAGCATGGTTTTTATATTCCAAGTGGATTAGGCATAACTGATAACGAAATTGAAATTGTTGCAGATGCAGCCTGGGAGATCTTTAATTGA
- a CDS encoding NAD-dependent epimerase/dehydratase family protein has protein sequence MKIIVLGGDGFCGWPTSLHLSNLGHEITIIDNLSRRKIDIDLETNSLTPIKPIHRRIKTWEEMTSKKINFLNINVATDYELIKKAIADVSPNAIIHFAEQRSAPYSMISATTKRYTVNNNVNATHNILAAISELKKDIHLIHLGTMGVYGYGQTGENPIPEGYLEIKIDQPDGSQVSKEILYPAAPGSIYHTTKTLDALLFYFYNKNDNLRITDLHQGIVWGTNTFETNLHEDLINRFDYDGDYGTVLNRFLMQSAINHPLTVHGSGNQTRAFIHIQDSVKCIEIALNNPPQAQDKVQIFNQMSESKKLIDLANIVSKLTGAEILLLNNPRNEADCNELNVINTKFIGYGLSPLKLSENLMYEVTEITKKFTHRINKDKILAKAKW, from the coding sequence ATGAAAATTATAGTTCTTGGAGGAGATGGATTTTGCGGCTGGCCAACTTCTTTGCACCTTTCAAATTTGGGGCATGAAATAACAATTATTGACAATCTTTCTAGAAGAAAAATTGATATAGATTTAGAAACAAATTCCTTAACTCCGATTAAACCAATTCATAGGAGAATAAAAACCTGGGAAGAAATGACTTCTAAAAAAATTAATTTTTTAAATATTAATGTTGCAACAGATTATGAATTAATTAAAAAAGCGATCGCAGACGTCAGCCCTAATGCAATAATTCATTTTGCTGAACAACGCTCAGCACCTTATTCAATGATATCAGCAACAACAAAGAGATATACCGTCAATAATAATGTGAATGCAACACACAATATCTTAGCTGCTATAAGCGAACTTAAAAAAGATATTCATCTAATTCACCTTGGCACAATGGGCGTTTATGGCTACGGTCAAACTGGAGAGAATCCAATCCCTGAGGGATATTTAGAAATTAAAATTGATCAACCTGATGGAAGTCAGGTCAGCAAAGAAATTCTTTATCCTGCGGCGCCTGGGAGCATTTATCATACAACAAAAACACTCGATGCACTTCTTTTCTACTTTTACAACAAAAATGATAATTTAAGGATCACTGATCTTCATCAAGGCATCGTGTGGGGTACAAATACATTCGAAACAAACCTCCATGAAGATTTAATTAATAGATTTGATTATGATGGTGATTATGGAACAGTTTTAAATCGTTTTTTAATGCAGTCTGCAATAAATCACCCACTAACCGTTCATGGTTCGGGCAATCAAACAAGAGCCTTTATTCACATTCAAGACTCTGTTAAGTGTATAGAAATAGCCTTAAACAACCCTCCTCAGGCGCAAGATAAAGTACAAATTTTTAATCAAATGTCGGAATCTAAAAAGCTGATTGATCTAGCAAATATAGTTTCAAAATTGACAGGCGCAGAAATTTTACTATTAAACAACCCAAGAAACGAAGCTGACTGCAACGAATTAAATGTGATAAATACTAAATTTATTGGTTATGGGCTGTCCCCACTTAAATTGAGCGAAAATTTGATGTACGAAGTTACTGAAATTACTAAAAAATTTACCCACAGAATAAACAAAGATAAGATTTTAGCAAAAGCTAAATGGTAA